CTTCAATTATTGgggatgttgttgttgcatATTCATCggaggaaaaaaatcatttgcAGAGCAGattaaaaataatattgtaTGTGGCAATGGCATTCAAtgctttgattttggttctATGCTGCTTTGTTAAAACTGTTAGACAGGTTGATCGGGAAGcaatagagaaaaacattgaTCAGGAAACAATCAAATCTTCtactgatgaagaaaaaggatCAGAGCAAGAGATTGGAAGTTCCAGCAGCGAGAGTTCTCTTTCATGTGAAAAGGACTACTGTGAATCCAAATAACagaactttttctttctagtGCTCTTAATGCTAGTATTATGTTTTAAACTTAAAAACACCTCGCATCTTACCAAGTTAATTCCTTTGTAAAAGCTACTTAATTCtatatcttgaaaataCTTTCTTTATAGAGATGCTGGGTAAATATATCAAGCAAAACAGACACGACATGTTTATCTGTGGAGCTAGCAACACTTAGTACTACACGTATATTCCCACAACCGCTCTTTTTTCTATGAAAATCCATCTTACTCTTATATTTGCCAAAATATATCACATCGACTTTAGCAAAAACTAACTACCACAAGACATACGGCTGCAAAGGAGTaacatggaaaaaaaagctgCAAGTTTGTACCAGCTTCACTTAGCCCATCCTTGTGCGACCCCCTATAGGTATCTTCAAAATGGATCTTCTCTCTTTACAAAGATAGTGCATGTCTTCATCTCGTGTAATATGTGTGAAACTTACCCTTCATCGCTTGAACGAATACTCAAATTTTGTATGTTTACGTAAGCTGTATGATCTCTCATTTTTCacgatttcatcaacaagCGAGTTGACAATGTGCGAAGGCATCAAATAAAGATGATCCTTTATTCTCAGCAATACCGACTTTCCAAAATCTGAATAGAGTCCAGTAAAATTCTTGTTAATAAACAGGTTTTCTTGGGCAGATTAACTATGGAAATTATCGATCAACTGgcagaaaaaataacacTAGATGAACTCCGTCAAAATGTTCTCAGTGAAGATACTTCTTTACCAAGGGATACGGAGATTCTCAATAGAATAACTACTGAGTACTTACTTCAGCACGAGGAACCAACATTAAAATGGGCAATCACTCTAATAGACGTAGCTACTGTGATTGATGTTAGTTATGCAATGCATACGCTGGTCAACTTATTAACTTACGTTTATCCATTGAAATTTACgattgaagaattttctcccttttttttctcgtcTGATGATGGATGTACCAAAAGGCGCAAGTTGTTGACTAATAATTTTAGATTGCAGGGCAAAGTAAAACCTGGCTCGAGATTGTTATTGCTATATCGGAATTTAGTTACACGTATACCACAATGGTTACCTGACAATCTGAAAATAATTGCCAACTGGAAAGATTTTATAATCTCTTCATTTGACATAACCGACAAATTGTTGCAAACACATGACTGGCATATGTTCCCATCCTTATACAGAGGTGCAGAGTCCAAATTCTCACAGTCAGCACGTAAGTCTGCCTTTTTAGATTATATCTCCTTACAGTCGAGATTGTTTGATGCGAACTTAATAGCTAGTATCAACGATGCAACTGTTCAGCCTCAGTTATATGGAATCTCaaaaatcattgatataTCAACAAAGGGTAAAGTTGTGAAATGGTCTcttgatgaagatgcatTTATCCAGCAAATTAGGACAAAATCAGGGTACTGGTCATTACGACTTCAGTTGCTTATATTGTTAGAATACATCCACTCGCAACAAACGGGGGCATTCCAAGAGATGGTGAAACTAGGAATGAAAGAATACTCAAAGGCAAAGTTACCAACATTACCTCCAATTCAATCGAACAATAAGGTTGATGCACATCTAAAGAAGGCGTGGTCTGTGCTAAAGACTAGGAAATTCAACGAAAAGTGTATTCGTAGTATATTCAATCAAGAACGTACATGGACGAAAATGAAAGTCAAACAATTTACACATCCTAAGATGGACCAGCCCCTACgagaatccaaaatcagcaaagaaatgaagaagagacCCAAATTTGTGCACAGGCTAGGAACGCCCACACTGTCTCGTTTATGGCGAGTTGATGACACCAACCTGTCTTCATTATCGGAGTCAATACTACCTTCTTCTTATGCATTATCACACTCTGATTTCTACATAGCAAAGGAAAATGCCTTCAATTTCCTAAATGAGTAAATCACGTGCGCGTGCAAAACAGGAAAGTGTGGCTTCAcgtgtttttttttttcttttggcTCGTTTCCCTCTTTATTAACGGGGTATGAAATTTCACGGTGATTGATTGTTCCCTATCTAGAACGTGGATTTTTTCACCTAAATCTTCAAGTATAAATCTTTTAATCTTCCCAATTGTAGTATGTATTGTTTGCTACCCTAAGTTAATCTTAATCTGCTAGCAGGACCATACTGAAAAATGTCCACACACACTTCTGCAAGTGAACTGTCGCAAGCCACTGCGACTTCCCCATCTGGTATCCCCCTTGACCCTTCACAAATCAAAGGCAGAATCTTCACTAGCAAATACAATGTCATTTTAGGTACCTCCTACTTGTTATCTGacaaaatcttcaactttcAAATCCCAACAGATCAGTCTACCTCCCCGCTCAGTCTATGGGCATCGCTAAAGAGAACCAACGCAGAATCGAACGTTCCAtcaattgttgatttagATATTACCAGCGATGCGGGTAACTTAATCCTCggttatttgaaaaactctTCCAATACAACTACTGTTTTTGCAACTGCTGATGCCTTGACAAATATTGCGCCAGCTCTGCTACAACATCCAAATGAGTATCATTCCTTGCCATTATCGTTTCAAGTTTCAACTTTATCTTACGATTTCAATGcaaaaaaattatcaaatacTTACACTGATGCGTTAcaaattgcaaaaactTTAAATATCCCTGTTTTAACTTCCACTAACGCTAAGGAAGCACAGTATTTTACTGTCGTTTCTCAGGTTTTGGCAAAACTAAATATTGCCAACATTCATTTATTCAATGGAAAGTCTGTTTCCGTCAATGAAACTCTGAATGTTTCCAATGCTGAtgacttgaagaaaactttCACCGAATTATACAATGTTTTGAAGGGTTCCATCATTGGTGTTCCAAAGACAACCGTTGTTTCTTTGGCCTTGGAGAAACTGAATACCGTTTTAGGTACGAAATTTGGTGTTTTCGAATATTTCGGTAACAAGGATGCGTCGAGTATTTACGCTGTCTTTGCAATTGATGAGACGGTTGTTGAATTTGCTAGATCCACTGACGACAATGTTCatgattttggtattttatTGATTAAATCTGCGGTTCCTTTTGAATCTGCTAAGTTCAATGAATTTGTGGGTACCAATGCTAAAAATATCAACGTAGTTGCTGAAACAACCAATGGTGTCTCATCTTTAAGATTAGACATTCAAGCATCCCTATTTTTCCAAGGTAGATTCAATGTTCAAGTTTCTGATGTTTCCGTAACCGACTTGacaaataaattcaataaAAAAGGCAAATCATACAGATTCTTATTGAATGATAATTCTAAATTTATTGAGTTTCCAGCAAAACTTGCAAATGCCATTTCgtttgatgaagatattcAATTCACTCCTGTCTACGATAACTCTATCAACGCAGGCCTATTTGATGTTACTATTTCAACCGGACCTTACGAAAAGGTTGATTTCTTATTggttgaagatatcaacatcttcaattcCGTCAAcgtctttgaatttttaaACGCCGGTGCATCACTGGTAATTTTGTGCGATGGTTTTGATACagagaaaattgagaagAAGTTATCTACTCAAATTAAGAAGTTATTAGCTTTAAAGGAAA
The window above is part of the Pichia kudriavzevii chromosome 1, complete sequence genome. Proteins encoded here:
- a CDS encoding uncharacterized protein (PKUD0A03420) — its product is MEIIDQLAEKITLDELRQNVLSEDTSLPRDTEILNRITTEYLLQHEEPTLKWAITLIDVATVIDVSYAMHTLVNLLTYVYPLKFTIEEFSPFFFSSDDGCTKRRKLLTNNFRLQGKVKPGSRLLLLYRNLVTRIPQWLPDNLKIIANWKDFIISSFDITDKLLQTHDWHMFPSLYRGAESKFSQSARKSAFLDYISLQSRLFDANLIASINDATVQPQLYGISKIIDISTKGKVVKWSLDEDAFIQQIRTKSGYWSLRLQLLILLEYIHSQQTGAFQEMVKLGMKEYSKAKLPTLPPIQSNNKVDAHLKKAWSVLKTRKFNEKCIRSIFNQERTWTKMKVKQFTHPKMDQPLRESKISKEMKKRPKFVHRLGTPTLSRLWRVDDTNLSSLSESILPSSYALSHSDFYIAKENAFNFLNE